From Aedes albopictus strain Foshan chromosome 1, AalbF5, whole genome shotgun sequence, one genomic window encodes:
- the LOC109400792 gene encoding uncharacterized protein LOC109400792 produces the protein MAPLPAARLASFERPFTNVGVDYFGPVLVKVGRSHVKRWVALFTCLTLRAVHLEVAHSLSTESCITCFRRFVARRGAPLEVYSDNGTNFQGAEKLLKEQINNGLAETFTNSNTKWFFNPPSAPHMGGAWERMVRSVKAAIENIDTGRKLNDEGLLTLLAEAESIVNSRPLTYLPLESEEQEALTPNHFLLGSSKGVKQPPKNPTDHREAVSNNWKQICHQLDIFWHRWLKEYLPTICRRTKWFCDTKPIEVGDLVLVAEASKRNSWIRGRVTEMQPGPDGRVRRATVQTSTGFMRRPACKLAVLDVISSGKTALNTQCYGGGNVAASPRLTVQPTESGSDRVTHTYPCDKGISMTAGRNDDNAITTKP, from the coding sequence ATGGCACCATTGCCAGCCGCCAGACTGGCGTCCTTTGAACGACCGTTTACAAATGTGGGTGTAGACTACTTCGGGCCAGTACTAGTGAAGGTAGGACGTAGTCACGTAAAACGCTGGGTGGCCCTATTTACGTGCCTAACTTTAAGAGCAGTTCACCTCGAAGTGGCACACAGCCTGAGTACGGAGAGCTGCATCACTTGTTTTCGTCGTTTCGTCGCGCGCCGTGGAGCACCTCTAGAAGTTTATAGTGACAACGGCACCAATTTTCAAGGTGCCGAGAAACTGCTTAAAGAGCAAATCAACAACGGATTAGCAGAGACCTTTACAAACTCCAACACCAAGTGGTTCTTTAATCCGCCGTCAGCCCCGCACATGGGCGGAGCTTGGGAAAGGATGGTGCGCTCCGTGAAAGCCGCTATCGAGAACATCGACACTGGCCGTAAGTTAAACGATGAAGGATTGCTAACATTGCTGGCGGAAGCGGAGAGTATTGTCAACTCTCGACCGCTGACCTACCTACCGTTGGAATCGGAAGAACAAGAAGCTCTCACACCGAACCACTTCTTACTCGGAAGCTCAAAAGGAGTCAAGCAACCGCCAAAGAACCCCACCGATCATCGTGAAGCAGTTTCCAACAACTGGAAGCAGATATGTCATCAGTTGGACATCTTTTGGCACCGTTGGCTGAAAGAATACTTGCCGACCATCTGCCGGCGGACTAAATGGTTCTGCGATACCAAGCCCATCGAAGTGGGAGACTTAGTACTTGTAGCGGAGGCCTCAAAACGGAACAGCTGGATTCGTGGACGAGTAACCGAAATGCAGCCAGGGCCAGACGGACGGGTGCGGCGAGCAACTGTGCAAACAAGTACAGGGTTTATGAGAAGGCCGGCGTGCAAGCTGGCTGTACTAGACGTGATATCTTCTGGTAAAACTGCTTTGAACACGCAGTGTTACGGAGGCGGGAATGTTGCTGCATCGCCACGCCTCACTGTACAGCCGACTGAGTCCGGCTCTGATAGAGTCACTCACACTTACCCATGTGATAAGGGGATATCGATGACAGCAGGACGCAACGATGATAATGCAATAACAACAAAACCGTAA